In Arctopsyche grandis isolate Sample6627 chromosome 13, ASM5162203v2, whole genome shotgun sequence, one DNA window encodes the following:
- the LOC143921380 gene encoding kelch-like protein 31, protein MGVSYYLDVLLNSNNFDTHIVDNVFDYVRKNFMDFYKEDRFYQLDFHSFVAIISSDDLNVYSEEIVFESAKNWLDINDKTQTASMFQFVRLPLLSAKYLMSQVEPYAYSIPEARPLVIDSISYHLFPNDREKYSSARTRQRKSFRRLLGFYGKNAELYDASKNSWTQLKPLNINKRNYGVAIFENTLMIIGGYMDSPAGSLNTVESIDINTGVVSSMASLQHRRQNIGVIVIGEGKSTSVYVVGGWGDVACLKTVERYDSVSMTWSYVAPMNTGRDACGVASIDDKIYAAGGRDGTIYLKSLEVYDVKKNQWETKAPMNQTRGYCMMASAGDYVYAISGYSGVYGINPLTSVERYDARNNSWLTVASVSGGGYAGCSALGIKPVFIGGSGPSNIVQEYDPDTNVWRKLAPLNTGNELMFAVQIPWCLDKSKFNW, encoded by the exons ATGGGTGTTTCGTATTATTTGGACGTGTTGTTAAACTCTAACAATTTCGACACGCATATAGTCGACAACGTCTTCGACTATgttcgaaaaaatttcatggac TTTTATAAAGAGGACCGATTTTACCAGCTGGATTTCCATTCTTTCGTCGCTATCATTAGCTCTGATGATCTTAACGTCTATTCCGAAGAAATAGTCTTTGAGAGTGCTAAAAATTGGCTCGACATCAATGATAAAACTCAAACGGCGTCAATGTTTCAATTCGTTCGTTTGCCTCTTCTGTCTGCAAAG TATTTGATGTCACAAGTTGAACCTTACGCTTATTCGATACCTGAAGCTCGTCCTTTAGTAATTGATTCAATTTCCTATCATTTATTTCCAAATGATAGAGAGAAATATAGCTCTGCCAGAACTAGACAGCGAAAATCCTTCAGGAGGCTGCTTGGA ttttatggCAAGAACGCTGAGCTGTACGATGCTTCCAAAAATTCATGGACTCAACTTAAgcctttaaatataaataaaagaaactaCGGAGTTGCCATATTCGAAAACACGCTAATGATCATCGGTGGATATATGGATTCGCCAGCAGGTTCATTAAACACG gttGAATCCATCGATATTAACACCGGTGTTGTATCATCAATGGCATCATTGCAACACAGACGACAGAATATCGGCGTCATTGTAATAGGAGAAGGAAAATCAACTTCTGTATACGTCGTGGGTGGTTGGGGAGATGTTGCCTGTTTAAAAACCGTTGAAAG GTACGACTCAGTGTCAATGACCTGGTCATACGTTGCACCAATGAATACCGGAAGAGATGCATGTGGAGTTGCATCAATCGATGATAAGATATATGCAGCAGGTGGCAGAGACGGAACTATCTATCTTAAAAGTCTTGAAGTCTacgatgttaaaaaaaatcagtgggAGACTAAAGCGCCTATGAATCAAACCAGAGGCTACTGTATG ATGGCAAGTGCAGGAGACTATGTGTATGCAATTTCAGGATATTCAGGAGTGTATGGTATTAATCCATTAACCAGCGTAGAACGATACGATGCCAGAAACAACTCTTGGTTGACAGTTGCTTCGGTTTCGGGAGGTGGATATGCAGGCTGTTCTGCATTAGGAATTAAACCTGTATTCATTG GAGGAAGTGGCCCAAGTAATATAGTTCAAGAATACGATCCTGATACGAATGTGTGGCGCAAATTAGCTCCTCTGAACACGGGAAATGAGCTCATGTTCGCCGTACAAATACCATGGTGTCTGGACAAATCCAAATTTAATTGGTAG